One segment of Rosa chinensis cultivar Old Blush chromosome 6, RchiOBHm-V2, whole genome shotgun sequence DNA contains the following:
- the LOC112173406 gene encoding chromatin remodeling protein SHL isoform X1 produces the protein MAKPKAPRQTLNSYTVKPINKTVRAGDCVLMRPSEPGKPSYVAKIERIEADSRGANVKVHVRWYYRPEESIGGRRQFHGSKEVFLSDHHDVQSADTIEGKCTVHTFRGYSKLDAVGNDDFFCRFEYNSTTGSFNPDRVAVYCKCEMPYNPDDLMVQCEGCSDWFHPACIDMSAEEAERLDHFFCEGCSPEGQKKLENSHTVSRQLDTKVETKRRRR, from the exons ATGGCGAAACCAAAAGCTCCGAGACAAACCCTCAACTCCTACACTGTCAAACCCATCAACAAGACCGTCAGAG CCGGCGACTGCGTTCTGATGCGGCCGTCGGAGCCGGGGAAGCCGTCCTACGTGGCGAAGATCGAGCGGATCGAGGCGGACAGCCGCGGAGCCAACGTCAAGGTCCACGTGCGGTGGTACTACCGGCCGGAGGAGTCGATCGGCGGCCGGAGACAGTTCCATGGATCCAAGGAGGTTTTTCTCTCCGACCACCACGACGTGCAGAGCGCCGACACCATAGAGGGCAAGTGTACGGTGCACACGTTCAGGGGGTATAGCAAGCTCGACGCGGTTGGAAACGACGACTTCTTTTGTCGTTTCGAGTATAATTCCACTACTGGTTCCTTCAATCCTGACCGAGTCGCCGT GTACTGCAAGTGTGAGATGCCTTACAACCCTGATGACCTCATGGTTCAGTGTGAAGGTTGCAGTGATTG GTTTCATCCTGCTTGTATAGACATGAGTGCAGAGGAAGCTGAAAGACTTGACCACTTTTTTTGTGAAGGTTGTTCTCCCGAGGGACAAAAGAAGTTGGAGAATTCGCATACTGTCTCCAGACAGTTGGATACAAAG GTGGAGACAAAACGTCGCCGGAGGTGA
- the LOC112173406 gene encoding chromatin remodeling protein SHL isoform X2, translating into MAKPKAPRQTLNSYTVKPINKTVRAGDCVLMRPSEPGKPSYVAKIERIEADSRGANVKVHVRWYYRPEESIGGRRQFHGSKEVFLSDHHDVQSADTIEGKCTVHTFRGYSKLDAVGNDDFFCRFEYNSTTGSFNPDRVAVYCKCEMPYNPDDLMVQCEGCSDWLFSRGTKEVGEFAYCLQTVGYKGGDKTSPEVIL; encoded by the exons ATGGCGAAACCAAAAGCTCCGAGACAAACCCTCAACTCCTACACTGTCAAACCCATCAACAAGACCGTCAGAG CCGGCGACTGCGTTCTGATGCGGCCGTCGGAGCCGGGGAAGCCGTCCTACGTGGCGAAGATCGAGCGGATCGAGGCGGACAGCCGCGGAGCCAACGTCAAGGTCCACGTGCGGTGGTACTACCGGCCGGAGGAGTCGATCGGCGGCCGGAGACAGTTCCATGGATCCAAGGAGGTTTTTCTCTCCGACCACCACGACGTGCAGAGCGCCGACACCATAGAGGGCAAGTGTACGGTGCACACGTTCAGGGGGTATAGCAAGCTCGACGCGGTTGGAAACGACGACTTCTTTTGTCGTTTCGAGTATAATTCCACTACTGGTTCCTTCAATCCTGACCGAGTCGCCGT GTACTGCAAGTGTGAGATGCCTTACAACCCTGATGACCTCATGGTTCAGTGTGAAGGTTGCAGTGATTG GTTGTTCTCCCGAGGGACAAAAGAAGTTGGAGAATTCGCATACTGTCTCCAGACAGTTGGATACAAAG GTGGAGACAAAACGTCGCCGGAGGTGATATTGTAA